A single region of the Oryzias melastigma strain HK-1 linkage group LG23, ASM292280v2, whole genome shotgun sequence genome encodes:
- the LOC112152891 gene encoding destrin, which yields MAVKMTSVAKNMIGEIYCRDNDGDPSERLRFVVLGYINGQIDVTVVFRQTELDGKDVFTFFQSLLDPKRARFILYDCHFQTADSSRRQELLLVTWIPKSAPSEELSACMILRKPFQQLLPGIRLEFQLKEPVSRKYIGQQLGRDVIRIEDKDVSA from the exons ATG GCGGTGAAAATGACTTCAGTGGCTAAAAACATGATCGGGGAAATCTATTGTCGGGACAACGACGGCGACCCGAGCGAGCGCCTGAGATTTGTCGTGCTTGGATACATAAACGGCCAAATCGATGTGACGGTGGTCTTCAGACAGACGGAGCTGGACGGGAAAGACGTCTTCACGTTTTTCCAGAGTCTCCTGGACCCTAAACGAGCGCGCTTCATTCTGTACGACTGTCACTTCCAGACCGCTGACTCCAGCAGGAGGCAGGAGCTGCTTCTGGTGACATG GATCCCCAAATCGGCTCCGTCCGAAGAGCTGTCGGCGTGCATGATACTGAGGAAGCCgtttcagcagctgctgccag GTATCAGACTAGAATTCCAGCTGAAGGAACCCGTCTCCAGGAAGTACATTGGACAACAGCTGGGAAGAGATGTGATCCGAATCGAAGACAAAGACGTTTCTGCCTAA